A single genomic interval of Ruminococcus sp. NK3A76 harbors:
- a CDS encoding response regulator transcription factor encodes MKIIAVDDDKLVAISLKTILEATGKVEVAALGSNAEDAVRLYKEHRPDVALLDIRMGEVTGLDAAKEILALDKDARVLFLTTFSDDEYIVESLKIGAKGYILKQDFDDIVPALEAVMSGANVFGSEVTSRIPELMNSRTNTGFDFEKYDISEREQEIITLVAEGLSNKEISSKLFLSEGTVRNYLSTILEKLGLRDRTQLAVFYYKEVRG; translated from the coding sequence ATGAAGATAATAGCAGTCGATGACGATAAGCTCGTGGCGATATCGCTTAAAACGATTCTTGAAGCGACAGGCAAGGTCGAGGTCGCAGCGCTCGGCTCTAACGCCGAAGATGCGGTCAGGCTCTACAAGGAGCACAGGCCTGATGTGGCGCTGCTCGATATACGCATGGGCGAGGTGACAGGGCTCGATGCCGCCAAGGAGATACTGGCGCTTGACAAAGATGCGAGAGTGCTTTTCCTGACGACATTCTCTGATGATGAATACATAGTCGAGTCGCTCAAAATAGGTGCAAAGGGCTATATCCTGAAGCAGGATTTTGACGACATAGTTCCGGCACTCGAAGCTGTTATGAGCGGAGCAAACGTCTTCGGCAGCGAGGTCACGAGCCGTATTCCTGAGCTTATGAACAGCCGCACGAACACAGGCTTTGACTTTGAGAAATACGACATCAGCGAGCGTGAGCAGGAGATAATAACTCTCGTAGCAGAGGGTCTTAGCAACAAGGAGATATCCTCAAAGCTGTTTTTAAGCGAGGGAACGGTGCGAAATTATCTGAGCACCATTCTTGAAAAGCTCGGCCTGCGTGACAGGACACAGCTGGCGGTGTTCTACTATAAAGAGGTAAGAGGTTAA
- the radA gene encoding DNA repair protein RadA produces MAKVKSVFICRECGAETSKWNGRCPSCGEWNTLEETESVVSSAVPKSKRSAVKDISDSIYGINDVEMDKDEVRYKTGLNELDRVLGGGLVKGSLVLLGGEPGIGKSTLLLQICQHLGDDHTILYVSGEESARQIKLRAHRLGVDSENLYLLAQTDCEAICAAIVKEKPEIVMIDSIQTMSINGLTGTQGSITQVRECTNMLMHTAKNEEIPMIIVGHVNKDGNIAGPKVMEHIVDAVTVFEGQRNLPYRILRAVKNRFGSTNEIGVFEMAGSGLREVENPSAMLLEGRPVGVSGCCAMCVMEGSRPIMAEVQALVTKSGFSSPRRTSTGLDLNRLYMIIAVLEKRLGFFFGGLDAYLNVIGGMRIDEPACDLPAAAALWSGLTDKPIGEDIILLGEIGLGGEVRGIPFAEQRIHEAVRMGFGRIILPRSSLKGVRTDNLPIKVVGVSSIRQAFDAI; encoded by the coding sequence ATGGCAAAGGTAAAAAGCGTTTTCATCTGCCGTGAGTGTGGAGCGGAAACATCAAAATGGAACGGCCGCTGCCCTTCCTGCGGCGAGTGGAACACCTTGGAGGAAACTGAGAGCGTGGTGAGCTCTGCCGTTCCCAAATCAAAAAGGAGCGCTGTTAAGGATATATCCGACAGCATCTACGGTATAAACGATGTCGAGATGGACAAGGACGAGGTGCGCTACAAAACAGGCCTTAACGAGCTTGACAGAGTGCTCGGCGGAGGGCTTGTCAAGGGCTCGCTCGTGCTGCTCGGCGGTGAGCCGGGTATCGGCAAGTCAACACTTCTCTTGCAGATATGCCAGCACCTGGGAGATGACCATACCATATTATATGTATCGGGCGAGGAGAGCGCAAGGCAGATAAAGCTGCGTGCGCACAGGCTGGGCGTTGACTCGGAAAACCTCTACCTGCTCGCTCAGACCGACTGCGAGGCAATATGTGCAGCCATAGTCAAGGAAAAGCCTGAGATAGTCATGATAGACTCTATCCAGACGATGAGCATAAACGGCCTTACCGGCACGCAGGGCAGCATCACCCAGGTGAGAGAGTGTACCAATATGCTCATGCACACCGCCAAGAATGAAGAGATACCCATGATAATAGTCGGCCACGTCAACAAGGACGGCAACATCGCAGGCCCTAAGGTCATGGAGCATATAGTCGATGCCGTCACCGTGTTCGAGGGGCAGAGAAACCTGCCGTACCGCATACTGCGTGCTGTTAAGAACCGCTTCGGCTCGACGAATGAGATAGGCGTGTTTGAAATGGCCGGCAGCGGCCTGCGTGAGGTCGAGAACCCCTCGGCTATGCTGCTTGAGGGCAGGCCTGTGGGCGTTTCGGGGTGCTGCGCTATGTGCGTTATGGAGGGCTCTCGCCCGATAATGGCAGAGGTGCAGGCGCTCGTCACAAAGTCCGGCTTCTCTTCGCCGAGAAGGACATCGACGGGGCTTGACCTTAACAGACTGTACATGATAATAGCCGTGCTCGAAAAGCGCCTCGGTTTCTTTTTCGGGGGGCTCGATGCTTACCTGAACGTCATCGGCGGTATGCGCATAGACGAGCCTGCCTGTGACCTTCCTGCTGCCGCTGCTCTCTGGTCGGGGCTTACTGACAAGCCGATAGGGGAGGATATTATCCTGCTCGGCGAGATAGGCCTGGGCGGCGAGGTCAGGGGCATACCCTTTGCAGAGCAGCGTATCCATGAAGCAGTCCGCATGGGATTTGGCAGGATAATACTGCCACGTTCTTCCCTGAAGGGTGTCAGGACGGACAATTTACCCATAAAAGTCGTAGGTGTCAGCAGTATAAGACAGGCTTTTGATGCAATATAG